Genomic window (Leptospira bouyouniensis):
TTTTTGATATTCTTTAAAATTTAATATATCTTTATATTCTCCAGCATCTCTTATCGTTCGATTTTCAGCAAAGATCCTATATCGATCTTTAAATCGATATTCGAACTCAAATTGTCCCAATTCCAAATTTCCATTTGGCAAAGGAGCAATTTGGTAAATCTGACTTTGGCTAAATAAAATCCCATCGGTTAACTCCATGTTTTTTTCGGGAATTTGACCGCGAGCTGCACCCAAAACATAACGAAAGTATATTCTATGGTTGTCTGGATCGACTAACTGTGGTTTTTCGTGGATATTGTCTGTTTCTTTTGCAAGTAGGGCAGTGACACTACTAAACAAATATAAAAACGAAATTAATAAATAATATGTAATTCTGCGTGGTAAATACAATTTATTCACCCCAAACTACGATACATTCTCTGTAAAATAATGCTCCAAGTATAGATAGAGATTCCCTATCTACTAATGCAACTTTTTGGATGTTTCCATTTCTTGTTGCTTCTTCAATGGAATTTCCTGCGCCGTAATAGAATACATTCATAATATATCCCGACATTGAGCAGGATTTTCCAAATTTTACAATCTTTGCTGACGTTAGATTATTTCCAGTACTATCTCCAATCATATGTTGGGTGGAGTATTGGTAGATAAATGCAGGATATGGACCTGATTGGCAATTGGTGAAAAAAGAAAAAAGGAATATTAAAAATAAAGTTTTGATAAATTTCATGTTATTCGCCTACAACAAATGTGCAATAATTTCGGATGAGTCCACTGAACAGACTAAACGTGGAATGATCGATGGTGGCAATTTTAGTGATTCCATTTTTATGAGCCACACTTCCTGCACCTGCATCTCCATAGGTGACCAAATATAAAACTGTATATTGGCAACCTTTGGCTTCTTTGTCAGCTTTTACATTATTCTCTGGGTTAAATGTTCCCGGGAAATGTGTTTCCGTCACAATGTAACCATGAGTAGGACCTACTGCACACCCTGTGGAAAGGAAAAATGATAAAACGATCGTTATATAAAATAGAATATTATGTCTTTTGAATGTTAGCATTAGTTGGAACCTTTTACGATAGTACAGAACTGGTGGTAAATAAAACCGGCAAAAACTCCTGTGTTTTCATAATCAACAAAGGCTACTTTTTGTATATTTCCGTTTTTTTTAGCGGTTTCAATCCTTGCATTGCCAAAAGAGAACAGCCCTAGATAAGAATTACTACATGCTTTTCCTTCGAATTTGGGTTCTGCACCGATGCCAATCGGGCCAGGTGTTGTGTTCCGATGGTAAAAAAAGCCACCTTTCCAAAGTGGTGCTGTAGTCGCATATTCGCGTGTTGGATTAGTATTTCCATTCGCAGATGTTTCGTATAACAGGTTAAACCCTGTGCACTGGAAAAAAAATAAAAAACTGACCAAAAAAACAAATTTATATTTCAAATGAAACTCCGTTTCGCATTATGATAATATGACAAACAAACAAACGTTTGTGTAAAAATGCAATCGAATACTGCTCACCTAACGAATTTATGTAAGTGTTTCAATTAATTAAAACACATAGGTTGGGTATCATTTTATTGCACTCAGGCTATTTTTTTTGGAAAAAAATTTTGCCTATATTCGATTGCATTTCTTGCACCTAATTTTAAAATTCGGTAGAATCAAGTAGTACAATGCCAACCACTGAAATCAAACATAGTTTAGGTCATATCCTTCTCGTTGAGGATGAAGCTATTTTGGCAGTTTCACAGGCTGAGTTTTTAAAGCTCAAAGGTTATACGGTGGAACATGTCGCCACTTCTTCGGATGCCATTGACTGTATCGCCTCGGGAGAAGAGGTAAACTTGATTCTTATGGATATCAACCTTTCAGATAAGTTAGATGGTATCCAATTAGCAAAAAAAATTCTAGAAATCAAAGAGATTCCCATACTGTTTGTGAGTGGATATTCAGACCAAAAGATTTTAAATCGTGTTGCCGACTTAAAACATTATGGTTTTATTCCAAAAATTTCAAGTCCTGATATTGTTGAATGTATGATTAAGTCTGCGCTGAAACTTCATGCAGCGGAACAAAGTTTGACATTTCGTGAAAAGGAACTTCGGATTACTTTTGAAGCAATGGGAGATGGACTCATTGTACTAACTCCAGAAGGGCATATCCGTGAAATCAATCAAAAAGCACT
Coding sequences:
- a CDS encoding TRL domain-containing protein, whose amino-acid sequence is MKFIKTLFLIFLFSFFTNCQSGPYPAFIYQYSTQHMIGDSTGNNLTSAKIVKFGKSCSMSGYIMNVFYYGAGNSIEEATRNGNIQKVALVDRESLSILGALFYRECIVVWGE
- a CDS encoding TRL-like family protein; translated protein: MLTFKRHNILFYITIVLSFFLSTGCAVGPTHGYIVTETHFPGTFNPENNVKADKEAKGCQYTVLYLVTYGDAGAGSVAHKNGITKIATIDHSTFSLFSGLIRNYCTFVVGE
- the lsa14 gene encoding adhesin Lsa14; this encodes MKYKFVFLVSFLFFFQCTGFNLLYETSANGNTNPTREYATTAPLWKGGFFYHRNTTPGPIGIGAEPKFEGKACSNSYLGLFSFGNARIETAKKNGNIQKVAFVDYENTGVFAGFIYHQFCTIVKGSN